A single Oncorhynchus mykiss isolate Arlee chromosome 22, USDA_OmykA_1.1, whole genome shotgun sequence DNA region contains:
- the LOC110501977 gene encoding small ubiquitin-related modifier 3, producing MSEEKPKEGVKTENDHINLKVAGQDGSVVQFKIKRHTPLSKLMKAYCERQGLSIRQIRFRFDGQPINETDTPAQLEMEDEDTIDVFQQQTGGSSLSEAPPSLRLLPL from the exons ATGTCTGAAGAAAAGCCAAAG GAAGGAGTGAAAACTGAAAACGATCACATCAACCTAAAGGTTGCAGGTCAAGATGGGTCAGTAGTCCAGTTCAAAATTAAAAGGCACACTCCGCTCAGCAAGCTGATGAAGGCGTACTGTGAAAGACAG GGTTTGTCAATTAGACAGATAAGGTTTAGGTTTGACGGACAGCCGATTAACGAGACTGACACACCTGCACAG CTTGAGATGGAAGACGAGGATACTATTGATGTATTTCAACAACAGACTGGCGGTTCCTCCCTCTCTGAGGCTCCTCCCTCTCTGAGGCTCCTCCCTCTCTGA